From the genome of Pseudomonas helvetica:
TTTCCGGTGGGGTCCTGCTGCTGGTGGTCGGCCTGTTAGGGGCGATCGGCCTCGGCTACTCGGCACGGCGCCGTCTCGACAAGTTGAGCGACTCGATCAAAGGCATCATCGAGGGCGACTTGAGCAGCCGCTTGCCCACCCTGGGCAACAACGATGACATCGACCGCCTCGCCAACGTCGTCAACGGCATGCTCGATGAACTGGAACGCTTGATGAGCGAGGTCAAGGGCGTCTGTGACGACATCGCCCACGACCTGCGCACGCCCCTGACCCGGCTGATTGCCGGCCTTGAGCGCGCGCAACGGCGGGGTCTGCGCGAGGACGAATACGCCGCCAGCATTGATTCGGCCCTGACCGAGGCCAAGGGCCTGCTGCTGACGTTCCGTGCCTTGCTGCGCATTTCCGAAATTGAGGACAGCGCACGACGCAGCCACTTTGCGCCGGTCGATCTGAACCTGATTGGCGCCGATGCCACCGAACTCTACGAACCGCTGGCCGAGGAGCGCGGCATCAGCCTGGCGTTCCATGCCGGCGCGCAGCCAACGCTGATCGCTGGCGATGCGCAACTGCTGTTCGATGCCTGCTGCAATCTGCTGGATAACGCGATCAAGTTCTCACCCGACCATAGCAGCGTCAGTCTCAGCGTCATCAGCGACGCAACGGGCGTCGGTATTCGGGTAGTCGATAACGGTCCGGGAATTGCGGAAGACGAGCGCGAGGCGGTATTTCGCCGGCTCTACCGTTCAGAACTGAGCCGTCACACACCCGGCAACGGGTTGGGCTTGAGCATGGTGTCGGCCGTGGCGCGGTTGCACGACATGAAGCTTGCGGTCTACGACGCGGCCCCGGGTTGCCGAATCGATCTGCTGGGAAAACAGACTCACGAAACAGCTTGAAACAATCGGTCTCGGGCGGCTCTTGCCGCCTTCCCGACGACCTCACCCGAGGTCTTGGCGCAGGCGTCTTTGGTCGATGGCAATGCAATTAAAATCAAACAATTAGCTGTCGTTAAGGGTGGGTTAAGCGTTCCAGCGAAATTTTCACATTCGTTTCACTTATCCCCCACTTGCCCGCCTCTACATTGATCATCACAAATCGACCTTCAATGCTCGCGTTTTCCGTGAACTGTCTATCCTGACTGCTTGAACGGAATCGACATTCTTCGTCTCAATACGACTTACAGGTGAAAGGCGTGGTTAATACTGTATTACCCAAGGACTCGCCTAAACGAGCGGTCAAAAAACGGTTTCTGAAGGTCACGCTAGCGGCGTCGGCAGTGATAGTGGCCGCTCTGGTCACGGGGTTCACCTTGTGGCCCCGGTCTCCAGCGATGCTGGCGGAAAGTGATCACATGGCAACGGCTGGCGTATTCCAACACTGGCAGGCAGGCGATGTGGTGGTGCTGGTTCGACATGCCGAACGCTGCGATCAGTCGAAAAACCCGTGCCTGGGCCCGGCCGATGGCATTACCCAGGTAGGCAGCGCGGCATCGACGGACGTCGGCAAGGGGTTCAACGCCCTGGGCATGGACCATGCGGATGTGTTCAGCAGCCCGGCGACCCGCACGATGCAAACCGCGCAGTACATGTTTGGCAAAGAGGCGTCGAATCAGGAATGGCTGGCCCAATGTGGCAAGACCATGCGTGACGATGTGGTCGCACACAAAACGGCACATCGCAACCTGGTCCTGGTCACGCACAGCGGCTGTATCAGCGACTTCGAGAAACAAACCGGCTTCAAGCATGCTCCCACCAGTCAGTACACCAGTTCCCTGTTCGTTTCGGTGACGGCTGACGGGCAGCTGAAAGTGCTCGGCATTGTGAATTCCGGGGACTGGCCAGCCGTGCTTGATAAGCGATTCGCCAGCAAATAATACGGTTTGCCAGGACACGCCAGCGCTGTTAACGAACTCAAAAAATAAAGCCATTACGGCAGTTCGCCAGCGCTCGCGTACATTCGAAACAAATTGAATAACTTTATTTTTTTCAGCGAGTTACTGAAAATCCGGGGATTTCACGCTTGAATGCCTGTTTGGGGAAAATCCTCAATGGAAGACTCGACGCTCCACTTGTAGCATGCGGTGCCCGCTCACAGCGGCTCACTCACCTGCACCCGTCCAGTCCGCTGCCAGGAGGCCCAGGAATGTCATGCGTCGACTTTATCCTTTTGCCGAGTAATGCGGCCGGCTCGCCACAGCGATGCCTGCGCCCCTGCACGCGTCCTTGTTGAAGAAGACCGGCGCAGCATCGAACGTCGTAACCAAAACACCAAAAACCGAGCAACGTCTTCCGGTATCAAGGCCGTCCCATGAAGCGAAAAATAATACTCGTCACGTATCACTTTACTGATTGCTCACGCAGCAATCCGAACCGCCGAATGAAGTCGCAGGGAGCACGAGTCAAATGATCAAGCGCTGGGCTCTACCCTGCCTGTTATTGGCCTTCGGTCTGTTCTACCTGTTGCCGATGGTCGGCCACGGGCTATGGATTCCTGACGAACCCCGTTACGCGCAGATCAGTCAGGAGATGTTGCTGAGCGGTGACTGGGTGTCTCCGCACTTCATGGGCTTTCGCTACTTCGAGAAACCCATTGCCGGTTACTGGATGATCGCCATCGGTCAGGCGATCTTCGGCGAGAACCTGTTTGGCGTGCGTATTGCCTCGGCAGTCGCCACCGGGTTGAGTGTGTGGCTGGCATATCTGATCGCCCGTCGCCTGTGGAACGATCCGCGCAAAAGTTTCGCTGCCGCCCTGCTCTACATGAGCTTCGGCCTGATCGCCGGCCAGGCTGGCTACTCCAACCTCGATCCGCAGTTTACCTTCTGGGTCAACCTGAGCCTGGTTGCCCTGTGGTTTGCCCTGGATAACAAAACCCCACGCAGTAAACTCGGGGCCTGGGCGCTGCTCGGCTTCGCCTGCGGCATGGGTTTCCTGACCAAGGGCTTCCTTGCCTGGCTGTTGCCGGTGTTGATCGCACTGCCTTACATGATCTGGCAGAAGCGCTTTGGCGAACTGCTGCGCTATGGCCTCGTTGCGATGGTCGTCGCCATCATCGTCAGCCTGCCATGGGTACTGGCGATCAATAGTCACGAACCGGATTTCTGGCGGTTCTTCTTCTGGCACGAACACATTCGCCGGTTCGCCGCCGAAGATGCCCAGCACACCCGGCCGTGGTGGTTCTTCCTGCCAATCATGGTGGTTTCGAGCCTTCCGTGGGCAGCCCTGTTGCCCTCGACACTGGTTCAGGCCTGGAAAAACAAGACTCAGAACACCACCGGCTTCCTGTTGCTGTGGATGCTCCTGCCGCTGGTATTTTTCAGCCTGAGCAAAGGCAAGCTGCCGACCTACATTATGCCGTGCCTGCTGCCGCTGGCCTTGCTGATGGCCAGCACCCTGATCGATCTGGTGAGCGAGGCCCGTGGCCGGGCGATTCGTATCAACGGCCTGATCAACGTAACAATCGCGACGATTGCCCTGATTGTCCTGATCTATCTGCAGATCACCCGGCCGATCTTCGAAAACACCGAAATGTTCGCTATGTCGCTAGGCTTCATCGTGTTGGCCGGCTGGATCATCGCCAACGCCTTGCAAGCACTCCGGCCGCTGGTCTATTGGGCCGCTCCGGCGCTGGGTATCTGGCTACTGATCGCCTTGCTGCCAGCAGCCATGCCCGGCGTCATCGTCAACAGCAAAATGCCTGACCAGTTCATCGCCGAACATGTTCAGGAATTGAGCGAGACCACTTCGCTGCTGAGTAACGACCTGGGTGCGGCTTCGGCATTATCCTGGCGCCTGAAGCGCCCGCAAGTTGACCTGTACAACACTGTGGGTGAGTTGAAGTACGGTACCGATTTCCCTGAGGCAGCACACCGCAAAGTCGACATGAACAATGTCCAGCAGTGGATGACCGAAGCCCGTAAAAAGGGCTCGGTGGGTGTGGTCATGCGGGTGAAAAATGCCCTGGAAGAGCAGGAAGTCTTGCTGCTGCCAATCGACGGCAAGCACTACAAACGGGGCGAACTGGAGATCCTGATTTTCCCGAAACTGCCCTGACGATTCCTGATGCGCCGGTTTACCGGGTGACGATCTACAGATCGTCACCCGGCAAGTAGATGATCTGCATTTTCTGACCCCCGGCGCGCAGGTCGCGGCGCTCAAAGGCACGGCGCAATCCTGCTGCTGGCGGTCGAGACCGAAGGGAAATACCACATGAAGTCGCGGGAAACGGAAACACGCGCGCTGCTGATCCTGCTTGGGGTTTCAGCGTTACTCCTGTTATTGGGACTGGGCACTCGGGAACTTTGGGGCCCGGAAACCCGTTGGGCGAATATCACGCTGCAGATGCTGCAAAGCGATAACTACTTCGACCCGTACCTCATGGGCGGCTCCTATTACGACAAACCGCTGCCCTCCTACTGGTTGATTACCGCCACCACCTGGTTTACAGGCGGCCTGGGCCACTGGTCCTTACGTCTGTCTTCGGTGATTGCCGCCTGGCTGAGTGTCTGGCTGGTCTACTTGATCGGCGAGCAACTGTTTCGCAAAGGCACCGGTCTGATCGCCGGCTGGATGCTCGCAACCACCTTCTATTTCGTCTTTTGGGCCCGAGTCGCGACGGCTGACATTCTGACCGTCTGCGGTGTGCTGGCAGCAATCTGGTGGTACTGGCGCGGTCCGGACGACACGCGACTCGGGCGCTACTGCGTGTTCTTCCTGCTGCTGTCCGTAACCTCGCTGTTCAAAGGCCTGATCGGCTTTATCCTGCCCGGCCTGGTGCTGTTGCCGCATCTGCTGCAAGAAGGCCGCTGGAAACGTCACCTCAACCTGCGCCTGTGCGTCGCCCTGCTGGTTGCCGGCCTGGTCTATGCGGTGCCGTTCGTGTTGTCGAATATCTACGGCGCACCCACCTCCGCCCAGAGCGGTCTGGGGCTGGTCTTCCGGGAAAACGTGGTGCGGTTTTTCCAGCCGTTCGACCACATCGGGCCCATTTACACCTACCTGATCTACTTGCCGGTTTATACCCTGCCATGGGCACCGTACTGGGTGCTTGGGCTGTGGGTCGCGGCTCGTAACTGGCGCACACTCGAACCTAATGCCCGTTGGTTGATCTGGGGCCTGGGCTTGCTGTTCCTGTTCTTCACCGCCAGCGGTAGTCGACGCAGTTACTACGTTTTGCCGCTGGTACCATTTGCCCAACTGTTGGCGGCCTGGTGGGTCACCCGGCACATGGAAGAACGGCGCGCTGCCGGCAAAGCCGAAGGACGCGGCCTGAAGATCGGTTTTGGCGTCACCACGGCCCTGCTATTGCTGATCCTCGGGATTATCGTGCCCTGGAGCAACACCGGTGGCGGCGTCGTGCAATTCGGCAAGGACGTCAAGGCCCAGGCCAGCCTGATTGCGCCATGGAATCAATGGCGGATGGTGATGGTCGATGTCGACAACAAAGTCCCGATGTACCTGCAAAACGGCGGTGCGCCTTTCTACTACGTGCCCGAAAGCAAGGACTTCCCTCGCGAAGGCACCACCGCACAGTTCATGGCATGGCTGGAAAAGGACAGCGGCCAGCAGTGGAACCCGCAGCGCACCATCATTGTCGCGCACTACAAACGTGGCGATACGCTGCCGCTGAACTACCTCAGCGTCGACCACCAGGCCGTCGTCACGCAGCCAGACAACGGTGAACGGCTGATGCATCCGCGCTCGGATGCCAGCGTCGCCTTCATCCCCAACGCCCCCGCCCAATGAAAAATGATCGAGAGGCCCATCGGGCCTCTCGATCCTTCCCGGCACGGCTCACGTGAAATCAGTGAGCCAGTCGACGATAGTGTTTGAATTCAAACCACTCTGTCCTTCAAACTCCCTCCTTAGCGCCTCAATCTAAATACAAACGACATTGATTAACGACTTGTTTGACGCTTTTTTCACATATCCCGCACTACATTGCCGCCACCAAAATCTATGCGAATGATTCGCATTGTTCTGGGCGAGCTGCAGGGATTGCGGGAATCGAACAACAGGCTTGCCCATCTGATTCTTTATAAAACTGCAGGAGCTGCTAACAAAATGAATCATCGTCGCCCTTCGTTTCTGAAAATCGCGCTGCTCGCTACCGCTCTTATGGGGGCTGGCCATGTCTTTGCTGCGCCAAGCAGCGACGGCATCGTGGTCTATAACGCGCAGCATGAGACCCTGACCAAGGCCTGGGTCGAAGGTTTTACCCATGAAACAGGGATCAAGGTCACGCTGCGCAACGGCGATGACAGCGAGATGGGCAATCAGCTGGTGCAAGAAGGCGCGGCCTCCCCGGCAGACGTATTCCTGACCGAGAACTCCCCGGCCATGGTGCTGGTGGATAACGCCGGGCTGTTTACCCCTGTTGCGCCGTCGACCCTGGAGCAAATCGGTTCGGCCTATCGCCCGGCCCATGGCAAATGGGTGGGCATCGCCGCTCGCTCGACCGTGTTTGTCTACAACAAAGCCAAGCTGGCCGAAGCCGATCTGCCAAAGTCTCTGATGGACCTGGCTTCCCCAAGCTGGAAAGGTCGTTGGGCCGGTTCGCCTGCCGGCGCCGATTTCCAGGCCATCGTCGCCGCCGTACTGGAGCTCAAGGGCGAAGCCGCCACCCTGGAATGGTTGAAAGGCATGAAAGCCAACGCCACCGCCTACCGTGGCAACAGCGCTGTGCTCAAGGCAGTGAACGCCGGTCAGATTGAAGGCGGCGTGATCTACCACTACTACAGCTTCGTCGATCAGAGCAAAACCGGCGAAAACAGCAAGAACACCTCGCTGCACTACTTCAAGCACAAAGATCCGGGCGCGTTTGTCAGCCTCTCCGGTGGCGCTGTCCTGGCGTCCAGTAAACACCAGGAAGAAGCTCAGGCGTTCCTGAAGTGGATCACCGGCAAAGAAGGCCAGGCTATTCTGAAAAACGGTAACTCGTTTGAATACGCCGTAGGCCAGAAAGCCGAGTCGAACCCGAAACTGGTGCCGCTGGCGCAACTTGACGCGCCTGTGGTCGATGCCTCCAGACTCAACAGCAAAAAAGTTGTCGAGCTGATGACTCAGGCGGGGTTGTTGTAATCCGATGTCCAAGCCAGTCGCGCTGCCAGAAGCTAGTAAAGTCGTCGATCTGACGACTCTGGCCAACCCTCGTCAACACCCTCGCCGCGCCTCCGGAAGGCGCAGCGGTTCGTGGGTGGTGGCCATATCCATTCTGGTGTCGTTGCTGGCCCTGCTGCCGTTGGCGTTTGTCATCGGCATTTCCATCAAGACCGGCTGGGCGACAATTGCCGAGCTGGTCTTCAGGCCCCGAGTGGCCGAACTTTTGATCAACACCGTGTTGCTGGTGGTGATCACGATTCCCCTGTGTATCGCGCTCGGCGTGGCACTCGCCTGGTTGACCGAACGCACCGATTTGCCGGGCCGCCGCCTCTGGTCGGTGCTGGCAACGGCACCGATTGCGGTGCCGGCCTTTGTCCACAGTTATGCCTGGGTCAGCCTGGTGCCACCGATTCACGGGTTGTTTGCCGGGGTGCTGGTTTCGGTTATCGCCTACTTCCCGTTCCTCTATCTGCCAGTCGCCGCCACCTTGCGGCGTCTTGATCCGGCCATCGAGGATGTCTCCGAATCGCTGGGCCTGAAGCCCTGGGCGGTGTTTTTCCGGGTCGTGCTGCCGCAACTGCGCCTGGCCATCTGTGGCGGCGCCTTGCTGGTCGGCCTGCACTTGCTGGCCGAATACGGCCTGTACGCGATGATTCGCTTCGACACCTTCACCACGGCGATCTTCGACCAGTTCCAGTCGAGCTTCAACGGCCCGGCGGCGAACATGCTGGCCGGGGTGCTGGCGCTGTGCTGCCTGCTGATGTTGACCGCTGAATCCGCATCACGTGGCCACGCCCGTTACGCACGAGTCGGTTCCGGCAGTGCGCGCCTGCAACGCACTCAGCGGCTGACACGCAACACCAAAGCCGCAGCATTGTTGCTGCCAATCATCACCAGCGTGCTGGCCCTCGGTGTGCCGCTGATTACCCTGGCCCAATGGTTGATTGCCGGTGGCGCGGACGTCTGGCGCATGGCGGAAATACTTCCGGCATTGAAGCAGACCCTCGTTCTGGCCAGTGTCGGCGCGCTCATCACCACCTGCGCAGCCGTTCCGGTGGCCTGGTTGTCGATACGCTCGCCGGGGCGCCTGCATCGCATCCTGGAAAGCTGCAACTACATCACCAGTTCATTGCCGGGAATCGTCGTGGCACTGGCCCTGGTGACCGTCACCATCAGCTTTGCCCGACCGATTTACCAGACCACCATCACGGTACTGCTGGCGTACCTGCTGATGTTCTTGCCACGCGCGCTGGTCAGTTTGCGCGCCGGTATTGCCCAGGCACCGGTAGAACTGGAAAATATCGCCCGCAGCCTGGGCCGCTCGCCGAGCCAGGCGCTCTGGCTGATTACCATGCGCCTGGCCGCACCAGGGGCCGCCGCCGGCGCAGCGCTGGTGTTTCTGGCGATCACCAATGAACTGACCGCGACCCTGTTGCTCTCGCCAAGTGGCACCCGCACCCTGGCCACCGGTTTTTGGGCCATGACCAGCGAAATTGACTACGCCGCAGCGGCCCCTTATGCGCTGATCATGATTTTGCTGTCGCTTCCGTTGACCGCGCTTCTCTATCATCAATCCAAACGCACGGCAGGCCGATGAACGCTCTCGAACTGAACTCCATCTACAAAACCTTCGGCGCCCTGCCTGCCTTGGACAACGTCAGCCTGTCGGTGCCAGCGGGCAGTCGCACGGCCATCGTCGGCCCTTCCGGCTCGGGCAAGACCACCCTGCTGCGGATGATTGCCGGGTTCGAGTTTCCCGATTCCGGCAGCATCACGCTCAACGGCCAGACACTGGTCGATGGTTCGACCGAAGTCCCCGCGCATCAGCGCATGATTGGTTATGTGCCACAGGACGGTGCGCTGTTTCCACACATGACGGTTGCCGGCAACATTGCCTTTGGACTGTCGGGTGATGCCGCCTTGAAGCAAGCACGCGTCGCCGAGCTGATGGACATGGTGTCGCTGGATGCACGCATGAGCCAGCGCTGGCCGCACGAGCTTTCCGGTGGTCAGCAACAACGGGTAGCCCTGGCCCGCGCCTTGGCGCAACGACCTCGGCTGATGCTGCTGGACGAACCCTTCTCGGCGCTGGACACCGGCCTGCGGGCGTCCATGCGCAAGATGGTTGCCAAACTTCTGTCAGACACCGGCGTGACCACCATCCTGGTGACTCACGATCAGTCCGAAGCGTTGTCATTTGCCGATCAATTGGCCGTGATGCGCCAGGGTCGGTTGGTGCAGACCGGGCAACCGATGGACCTGTACCTGCATCCTCGCGATGAAGAAACGGCGCTGTTCCTCGGGGATGCCGTGGTCATGCCGGCGCAGATCGAAAATGGCTACGCGATCTGCGACCTGGGACGGGTTCATGTCAGCAGTACCTCGCCAAACGGTGCAGCGCAGATCATGTTGCGGCCCGAGCAGTTGCAGATTTCCAGTCAGCCCGCCGATCTGGAACAGGTGGATGGCTGCATCGGGGTGGTGACCGATCGCGACTTTGGCGGCAATACCTGCACCTTGACGGTGGAACTGAAGCAACCCTCACCTGCTACGGATGGACAGTCAGCAAGCCGCTCGTTGCTGGTTCGCAGTTCCGGGGTACACGCACCGGCCGCTGGCAGCCTGGTACACATTTCAACGCTCGGCAGCGCGCACGTGTTGACTGAGCCTGCTCGCCGCCAGGCGGTTGCGACGCCATAGCTTGCAGCTTGACGCGAACTCAGGGTGAAGTAGTCTTGGCAAGCTATTTACTATCTTTTTAGCGATGTGCGGGCCAATTGACGATTTTTCCTTGCAGCGCCTGAAAAATGGCAACAGCTGTCAGAAAGGGCTGTAAGTGTTGAAAAACCCTGAACATTTGCTGTAAAGGTTACAGTTAAACATTCTCGACACCGGTTTTTCATGTCCCTTTCACATTTTCGAGATTACCCTCTGCGCATCCGGAGCGATGCCTTTGGGCCACTCAAACTGCGGAGCGACAAAATAAAAGTCAATTAGTGCACTTTTTCCAGAAGATTGGTTAACTGATTGATATACTTTTTGTTTTTTCGTCTACGCTGTCACCGACTTCGCCTCGAGGCACCGCTTCGAGCTGATTCGCAAGTTGTGCTCCGACTTGCCGCCTTCAAGGGCTGTTGACATATCCAAACCCGAGGTCCACATGAATCAGGCTTTTCTCCCCTTCTCTCGCCCAAGCATCGGTGATGAAGAAATTGCCGCTGTTGAGCAGGTGTTGCGCTCTGGCTGGATCACCACCGGGCCGAAAAACCAGGAGCTGGAGGAGCAATTCGCACAGTACACAGGCTGCCAGCACGCCGTCGCACTGTCTTCTGCAACCGGTGGCATGCACATCACGCTACTGGCGCTGGGTATCGGCCCTGGCGATGAAGTGATCACGCCTTCGCAGACCTGGGTCTCGACCGCCAACATGATCTGCCTGTTGGGCGCTACCCCGGTATTTGTCGACGTCGACCGTGACACCCTGATGACCGATGTCCAGGCCATCGAAGCCGCCATTACCCCGCGCACCAAAGCCATCATCCCGGTGCACTACGCCGGTGCTGCGTTTGATCTCGACCCGCTCTATGCGCTGGCAGACAAACATGGCATCGCCGTCATCGAAGACGCCGCCCATGCCGCCGGTACCCGTTACCGTGGCCGCGCCATTGGCGCTCAGGGCACCGCGATCTTCTCGTTCCACGCGATCAAGAACATGACCTGCGCCGAAGGCGCAATGTTCGTCAGCGACAATCAAGCGCTGGCCGATCGAGTGCGCATGCTCAAGTTCCATGGCCTCGGCGTAGACGCCTACGATCGCCTGACCCACGGCCGTAAACCTCAGGCCATGGTCATCGAGCCTGGCTTCAAGTACAACCTGGCCGACATCAACGCAGCCATTGCACTGGTGCAGCTACAGCGCCTCGACGAGATCAACGCCAAACGCACCGCATTGGCGCAGACCTACCTGCAACGCCTCGAAGGCCTGCCGGTACAACCGCTGAGTGTGCCGACCTACCCGCAACAACACGCCTGGCACCTGTTTATACTGCGCATCGACGCCGAGCGTTGCGGGATGGATCGCGAGGCGTTCATGAAGGCCCTGCAAGAACAGAATATCGGTACGGGTATTCACTTTGTGGCCACCCACCTGCACACTTACTACCGTCAGCGATTCCCGGGCATTCATCTGCCCAATACCGAATGGAACTCGGCACGACTGTGCTCGATCCCGCTGTTCCCCGACATGACTACCGACGATGTCGAACGCGTCGTTGGCGCCATTGAAAACATTCTGGACTGAAGCCTTTGAAGCCATATCCAATTAACTGCGTGTCGATCGTTATCCCGGTCTACAACGAAGAAGAAAGCTTGCCTGAATTGCTGCGCCGGACCGAAGCGGCCTGTCAGCTACTCAAACACGAGTACGAAATCGTCCTGGTCGATGACGGCAGCCGTGACAATTCGGCGCAAATTCTCGAAGAAGCCGCCGAGCGCGAAGGCAGCCAGGTCGTTGCGGTCATTCTCAATCGCAACTACGGCCAGCACGCGGCAATCATGGCCGGTTTCGAGCATTGCAAAGGCGATGTGGTCATTACCCTCGACGCCGACCTGCAGAACCCGCCGGAAGAAATCCCCCGTCTGGTGGAACAGGCCGAGCTGGGCTACGACGTGGTTGCCACCGTGCGCAACAATCGCCAGGACTCGGCCCTGCGCCGCTGGCCGTCGAAACTGATCAACCTGGCCGTGCAACGCTCCACCGGTGTCGCCATGAGCGATTACGGCTGCATGCTGCGCGCCTACCGCCGCACCATCGTCGACGCCATGCTGGCCTGCCGTGAACGCAGCACCTTCATCCCGATCCTGGCCAACAGCTTCGCCCGCCACACCACCGAGATTCTGGTGCAGCACGCCGAGCGCGAGCATGGCGAGTCGAAGTACAGCCCGATGCGCCTGATCAGCCTGATGTTCGATCTGCTGACCTGCATGACCACTACCCCGCTGCGACTGCTGAGCATCATCGGTTTCAGTCTGGCGGCGCTGGGCATGTTGTTTGCCTTCCTGCTGATCTTCCTGCGCCTGATCTTCGGCGCCAGCTGGGCAGGAGGTGGCACCTTCGTACTGTTCGCCGTGCTCTTTGTGTTCACTGGCGGCCAATTCATCGGCATGGGCCTTCTGGGTGAATACCTGGGCCGCATGTACAGCGATGTCCGCGCCCGTCCGCGGTTCTTTATCGAAAAAATCCTACGTAACAAACCCGCTAGTCCTGCTCCCGTTGCCACTGTCGACGGTCTGCCTTCCACCACTACTGATCAGGTTTCGCCATGAGTTCAAAAGCTGTTGTTTTCGCCTATCACGACATTGGCTGTGCAGGTATCGAAGCACTGCTCAACGCAGGTTTCGAGATTGCTGCCGTGTTCACCCACGCCGACGATCCGAAGGAAAACACCTTCTACGGCTCGGTCGCTCAACTGTGCGCCCGCAAAGGCATTCCTGTGCACGCACCGGAAGACGTCAACCACCCACTGTGGATCGAGCGCATTGCCAAGCTGAACCCGGACTACCTGTTCTCGTTCTACTACCGCAACCTGTTGGGCGAGCAACTGCTGGCTACCGCCCGCAAAGGCGCGTTCAACCTGCACGGTTCGTTGCTGCCAACCTACCGCGGCCGCGCTCCAGCAAACTGGGTACTGGTCAACGGTGAAACCGAAACCGGCGTGACCCTGCACCGCATGGTCAAGCGTGCCGACGCTGGCGCAATCATTGCCCAGCAACGCGTCGCGATCGAGCGTGCCGACACCGCACTGACCCTGCACGGCAAGCTGCGTGAAGCTGCTTCGAACCTGCTGCGTGACACCCTGCCATTGCTGGCTCAGGGCAAAATCACCGAAACCGCCCAGGACGAATCCAAAGCCTCTGTTTACGGTCGTCGTACTGCGGCAGACGGCAAGCTGGTCTGGAAGAAGCCGGCTGAAGAGCTGTTCAACCTGGTTCGCGCCGTGACCCAACCTTACCCGGGTGCTTTCTGCGCCGTGGGCGAGCACAAACTGATTGTCTGGAGCGCTGAAGTCGTCAAGGGCAACGAAGGTCTGGCACCAGGCCGTGTGATCAGCGTTGATCCGCTGCGTATCGCTTGCGGCGAAGACTCGCTGGTTGTCACTTCCGGCCAGCGTAACGAAAACGGTCTGTACCTGAGCGGCCCGCAACTGGCCAATGAGCTCGGTCTGGTCGACGGTTCCGTACTGCGTGGCGCTGAATCGGGCCGTGCCCCGCGTCGTACCCGCGTACTGATCCTCGGCGTCAACGGCTTCATCGGTAACCACCTGTCCGAGCGCCTGCTGCGTGACGACAAGTACGACGTCTATGGTCTGGACATCGGTTCCGACGCTATCGAGCGTCTGCGCAGCCATCCAAACTTCCACTTCGTCGAAGGCGATATCAGCATCCACTCCGAGTGGATCGAATATCACATCAAGAAGTGCGACGTGGTTCTGCCGCTGGTGGCCATCGCCACTCCAATCGAATACACCCGCAACCCACTGCGCGTATTCGAACTGGACTTCGAAGAGAACCTGAAACTGGTTCGCTACTGCGTGAAGTACAACAAGCGCGTGATCTTCCCGTCGACTTCCGAAGTCTACGGCATGTGCCAGGACAAGAACTTCGACGAAGACACCTCGAACCTGATCGTTGGTCCGATCAACAAGCA
Proteins encoded in this window:
- a CDS encoding ABC transporter ATP-binding protein gives rise to the protein MNALELNSIYKTFGALPALDNVSLSVPAGSRTAIVGPSGSGKTTLLRMIAGFEFPDSGSITLNGQTLVDGSTEVPAHQRMIGYVPQDGALFPHMTVAGNIAFGLSGDAALKQARVAELMDMVSLDARMSQRWPHELSGGQQQRVALARALAQRPRLMLLDEPFSALDTGLRASMRKMVAKLLSDTGVTTILVTHDQSEALSFADQLAVMRQGRLVQTGQPMDLYLHPRDEETALFLGDAVVMPAQIENGYAICDLGRVHVSSTSPNGAAQIMLRPEQLQISSQPADLEQVDGCIGVVTDRDFGGNTCTLTVELKQPSPATDGQSASRSLLVRSSGVHAPAAGSLVHISTLGSAHVLTEPARRQAVATP
- a CDS encoding iron ABC transporter substrate-binding protein; translated protein: MNHRRPSFLKIALLATALMGAGHVFAAPSSDGIVVYNAQHETLTKAWVEGFTHETGIKVTLRNGDDSEMGNQLVQEGAASPADVFLTENSPAMVLVDNAGLFTPVAPSTLEQIGSAYRPAHGKWVGIAARSTVFVYNKAKLAEADLPKSLMDLASPSWKGRWAGSPAGADFQAIVAAVLELKGEAATLEWLKGMKANATAYRGNSAVLKAVNAGQIEGGVIYHYYSFVDQSKTGENSKNTSLHYFKHKDPGAFVSLSGGAVLASSKHQEEAQAFLKWITGKEGQAILKNGNSFEYAVGQKAESNPKLVPLAQLDAPVVDASRLNSKKVVELMTQAGLL
- the arnC gene encoding undecaprenyl-phosphate 4-deoxy-4-formamido-L-arabinose transferase, with amino-acid sequence MKPYPINCVSIVIPVYNEEESLPELLRRTEAACQLLKHEYEIVLVDDGSRDNSAQILEEAAEREGSQVVAVILNRNYGQHAAIMAGFEHCKGDVVITLDADLQNPPEEIPRLVEQAELGYDVVATVRNNRQDSALRRWPSKLINLAVQRSTGVAMSDYGCMLRAYRRTIVDAMLACRERSTFIPILANSFARHTTEILVQHAEREHGESKYSPMRLISLMFDLLTCMTTTPLRLLSIIGFSLAALGMLFAFLLIFLRLIFGASWAGGGTFVLFAVLFVFTGGQFIGMGLLGEYLGRMYSDVRARPRFFIEKILRNKPASPAPVATVDGLPSTTTDQVSP
- a CDS encoding iron ABC transporter permease, encoding MSKPVALPEASKVVDLTTLANPRQHPRRASGRRSGSWVVAISILVSLLALLPLAFVIGISIKTGWATIAELVFRPRVAELLINTVLLVVITIPLCIALGVALAWLTERTDLPGRRLWSVLATAPIAVPAFVHSYAWVSLVPPIHGLFAGVLVSVIAYFPFLYLPVAATLRRLDPAIEDVSESLGLKPWAVFFRVVLPQLRLAICGGALLVGLHLLAEYGLYAMIRFDTFTTAIFDQFQSSFNGPAANMLAGVLALCCLLMLTAESASRGHARYARVGSGSARLQRTQRLTRNTKAAALLLPIITSVLALGVPLITLAQWLIAGGADVWRMAEILPALKQTLVLASVGALITTCAAVPVAWLSIRSPGRLHRILESCNYITSSLPGIVVALALVTVTISFARPIYQTTITVLLAYLLMFLPRALVSLRAGIAQAPVELENIARSLGRSPSQALWLITMRLAAPGAAAGAALVFLAITNELTATLLLSPSGTRTLATGFWAMTSEIDYAAAAPYALIMILLSLPLTALLYHQSKRTAGR
- the arnB gene encoding UDP-4-amino-4-deoxy-L-arabinose aminotransferase — its product is MNQAFLPFSRPSIGDEEIAAVEQVLRSGWITTGPKNQELEEQFAQYTGCQHAVALSSATGGMHITLLALGIGPGDEVITPSQTWVSTANMICLLGATPVFVDVDRDTLMTDVQAIEAAITPRTKAIIPVHYAGAAFDLDPLYALADKHGIAVIEDAAHAAGTRYRGRAIGAQGTAIFSFHAIKNMTCAEGAMFVSDNQALADRVRMLKFHGLGVDAYDRLTHGRKPQAMVIEPGFKYNLADINAAIALVQLQRLDEINAKRTALAQTYLQRLEGLPVQPLSVPTYPQQHAWHLFILRIDAERCGMDREAFMKALQEQNIGTGIHFVATHLHTYYRQRFPGIHLPNTEWNSARLCSIPLFPDMTTDDVERVVGAIENILD